The following proteins are co-located in the Candidatus Tanganyikabacteria bacterium genome:
- a CDS encoding cyclic nucleotide-binding domain-containing protein, translated as MERRSFEPGDYLFREGDTSRELYMLLSGEVQVVKLGKVIATVTENGAFLGEMSFLLEKPRVASVYVSQPSEFMVVDDPGALVESQPMIMIRMARVIAQRLDDLEERLLAHRRQQAQ; from the coding sequence TTGGAGCGCCGCTCGTTCGAGCCGGGAGACTACCTTTTCAGGGAGGGCGACACCTCGCGGGAGCTATACATGCTCCTGTCGGGCGAGGTCCAGGTCGTGAAGCTCGGCAAGGTCATCGCCACGGTCACCGAAAACGGGGCGTTCCTCGGCGAGATGAGCTTCTTGCTGGAAAAGCCCCGCGTGGCGTCGGTCTACGTGAGCCAGCCCTCGGAGTTCATGGTCGTCGACGATCCCGGCGCCCTGGTCGAGTCCCAGCCGATGATCATGATCCGCATGGCCCGCGTCATCGCCCAGCGACTCGACGATCTCGAAGAAAGACTGCTGGCGCACCGGCGCCAGCAGGCCCAGTGA
- a CDS encoding Ig-like domain-containing protein, producing the protein MATRFDLLVPLATIGGVNLPGGMVYYGKTLALKADYAWTQGAPVPRDEFEPRPVWQIAHLDAPAQNSLATASADPAAATLQAAAKAAKSNVSVALGAYHTRTAAITAAGVDGVDLAPNSATLNAPPPEGASSNRYPAASQSVRIAATLRHTLPTDLGLDLGIAWSSDNASVSVDQTGLVQVLPGAAKGNATIKATSRLDPARSANASIDVSVYGDLGVRVR; encoded by the coding sequence GTGGCCACCAGGTTCGACCTCCTGGTCCCACTGGCAACGATCGGCGGCGTCAACCTCCCCGGAGGGATGGTCTACTACGGCAAGACCCTGGCCCTCAAGGCCGACTACGCCTGGACCCAGGGCGCCCCCGTCCCTCGAGACGAGTTCGAGCCACGCCCCGTCTGGCAAATAGCCCACCTCGACGCCCCGGCGCAGAACAGCCTGGCCACCGCCTCGGCAGATCCCGCCGCCGCCACGCTCCAGGCCGCCGCAAAAGCCGCAAAGAGCAACGTCAGCGTGGCCCTGGGCGCCTACCACACCCGCACCGCCGCCATCACCGCCGCAGGCGTCGACGGCGTCGACCTCGCGCCAAACAGCGCCACCCTCAACGCCCCGCCGCCGGAAGGCGCTTCGAGCAACCGCTACCCCGCCGCAAGCCAGTCCGTCCGCATCGCCGCCACGTTGCGCCACACCCTCCCCACCGACCTCGGCCTGGATCTCGGCATCGCCTGGAGCAGCGACAACGCCTCGGTCAGCGTCGACCAGACCGGCCTCGTCCAGGTCCTGCCTGGCGCCGCCAAGGGCAACGCCACCATCAAGGCCACCAGCCGCCTAGACCCCGCCCGCAGCGCCAACGCCAGCATCGACGTCTCGGTCTACGGCGACCTGGGCGTGAGGGTCCGGTAG
- a CDS encoding S-layer homology domain-containing protein, with translation MGTTHWQGVLTDHRADAGLEALLYLVDDKVLGPEIARAFAACRGGSPLFDDAWDVVHGRWPAPPASRAVSRSLSLGLLVRPAAVALLLAGCSPDDRRPATTHGSPDAASGAVAVAVAAASQSAEAPGRATASGSADVAAVVPPVPVPVAPKPESRIYRVKAGDSLWKIAKAELGDGDRWREVYEQNKDKLARAQLVRPGMKLRLDGLAASPVAIRRDADASRAARAPELTRAAAGRPGTVRRSPAARLARAPLAPAAQPPVSAAQIPASAPPAASITTPSASITTPPAAPSEVATAPVAPPAYVQVPEASAMAPISLATPDPPLFSDIKPGHWAAPAVREAGQAGLLPPSGDGAFRGAGELSRRDLARLLAHLVKDLEKRTATSWWNVSPRSAPLADLPQGDPDRLSILDLVNTYRLWDGVPAVTDEAFGPDAPVTREEVAHVLRNLLAAGEGVHAVAPLPPGQGAPPAFPDVAAGAWSAEAIREAAEKYGLLVGYPDRTFRPGDRLTRFQYAILAAKALQLARPVPPVPVAVAPATPEPVAAAPTPEPPQATPEPTPTPVPTPKWAYHPPLLTPADPPQIPPAQASPSFIMRDVTEAEQAQSIAMIRQVQALYRFDYPVGDPFGSGRSLSVQVPMTPIGALGTTGGLVPQSRNGVHGGLNILYQDSFDLDLLARKWFALGQFRLDMIPGLSAAFTGAIAPDVIPILQPPGGGTVKIILPYAGARLLVDAPGEEFETTAGPNFPVVGGMVSYRNGPWRLQVGGDIDVTLPDMTPGATRPAQNSFAHYTCSVGYALGERHILEVGVTGAQWPLYTVPWSLLLGYGVRL, from the coding sequence GTGGGTACAACACACTGGCAGGGGGTTCTGACCGACCACCGGGCCGACGCCGGCCTGGAAGCCCTGCTCTACCTTGTCGACGACAAGGTGCTTGGGCCGGAGATCGCTCGGGCCTTCGCCGCTTGCCGGGGGGGTTCGCCACTGTTCGACGACGCATGGGATGTGGTGCACGGGCGCTGGCCCGCACCGCCGGCCTCCCGGGCTGTCAGCCGATCCCTCTCGCTCGGCCTCCTCGTCCGGCCGGCCGCGGTCGCCTTGCTGCTGGCAGGCTGTAGCCCCGACGACAGGCGCCCGGCCACGACGCACGGCTCGCCGGACGCGGCCTCCGGGGCTGTCGCGGTGGCCGTCGCTGCCGCCTCTCAGTCCGCCGAAGCTCCCGGCCGGGCGACCGCCAGCGGATCCGCCGACGTCGCTGCGGTCGTGCCTCCGGTGCCGGTGCCGGTCGCCCCGAAGCCCGAATCGAGGATCTACCGCGTCAAGGCCGGCGACTCGCTCTGGAAAATTGCCAAGGCCGAACTGGGAGACGGCGACCGCTGGCGCGAGGTTTACGAACAGAACAAGGACAAACTGGCCAGGGCGCAACTGGTCCGCCCGGGCATGAAGCTGCGGCTCGACGGCCTGGCGGCCTCGCCCGTCGCAATCCGGCGGGATGCCGACGCGTCCCGGGCGGCCCGCGCACCCGAGTTGACGCGCGCAGCGGCCGGCAGACCTGGCACCGTTCGCCGCTCTCCGGCCGCCAGGCTGGCACGGGCGCCATTGGCGCCCGCGGCCCAACCGCCGGTGTCAGCCGCCCAAATACCGGCCAGCGCGCCGCCGGCCGCCTCGATCACCACGCCGTCTGCCTCGATCACCACGCCGCCGGCCGCGCCGTCCGAGGTCGCCACGGCGCCCGTCGCCCCGCCGGCCTACGTCCAGGTGCCCGAGGCGTCGGCCATGGCGCCCATCTCGCTCGCCACGCCCGATCCACCGCTCTTCTCGGACATCAAGCCGGGCCACTGGGCCGCGCCGGCCGTGCGCGAAGCGGGACAGGCCGGGCTGCTGCCGCCGTCGGGTGACGGCGCCTTCCGGGGCGCCGGCGAACTCTCCCGGCGCGATCTGGCGCGCCTGCTCGCGCACCTGGTCAAGGATCTCGAGAAGCGCACGGCCACGAGCTGGTGGAACGTCTCGCCCAGATCCGCTCCGCTGGCCGATCTCCCGCAGGGAGATCCCGACCGCCTGTCCATCCTCGACCTGGTCAACACCTACCGGTTGTGGGACGGCGTCCCGGCGGTCACCGACGAGGCGTTCGGTCCGGACGCCCCGGTCACCCGCGAGGAGGTGGCGCACGTCCTCCGCAACCTCCTGGCCGCCGGCGAGGGCGTGCACGCGGTAGCCCCCTTGCCTCCCGGGCAGGGCGCTCCCCCCGCCTTCCCCGACGTGGCCGCCGGTGCATGGTCGGCCGAGGCCATCCGCGAGGCCGCCGAGAAGTACGGCCTGCTGGTCGGCTATCCCGACCGGACGTTCCGCCCGGGCGATCGCCTCACGCGGTTCCAGTACGCCATCCTGGCCGCCAAGGCCCTGCAACTGGCCCGCCCGGTGCCACCGGTGCCGGTCGCGGTCGCTCCCGCCACTCCCGAACCGGTGGCGGCCGCGCCCACGCCCGAGCCCCCGCAAGCGACCCCCGAGCCGACCCCGACCCCGGTGCCCACGCCGAAATGGGCCTACCACCCGCCGCTCCTGACCCCGGCCGATCCGCCGCAGATCCCGCCGGCCCAGGCGTCGCCCAGTTTCATCATGCGCGACGTGACCGAGGCGGAGCAGGCCCAGTCCATCGCCATGATCCGCCAGGTCCAGGCACTGTACCGGTTCGACTACCCGGTGGGCGACCCCTTCGGCTCCGGTCGATCGCTGTCTGTGCAGGTGCCGATGACGCCCATCGGCGCCCTTGGCACGACCGGCGGCCTGGTCCCGCAATCGCGCAACGGCGTCCACGGCGGGCTCAACATCCTGTACCAGGACAGCTTCGACCTGGATCTGCTGGCGCGCAAATGGTTCGCGCTGGGCCAGTTCCGCCTCGACATGATCCCGGGCCTGTCGGCGGCCTTCACCGGCGCCATCGCGCCCGACGTCATCCCGATCCTGCAACCCCCCGGGGGCGGCACCGTCAAGATCATCCTCCCGTACGCCGGCGCCCGCCTGCTCGTCGACGCCCCGGGCGAGGAGTTCGAGACGACGGCCGGGCCGAACTTCCCCGTGGTCGGCGGGATGGTGTCGTACCGCAACGGCCCGTGGCGATTGCAAGTAGGCGGCGACATCGACGTCACGCTGCCGGACATGACCCCCGGCGCCACCAGGCCCGCCCAGAACTCCTTCGCCCACTACACGTGCAGCGTCGGCTACGCCCTGGGCGAGCGCCACATCCTGGAGGTCGGCGTCACCGGCGCCCAGTGGCCGCTGTACACCGTTCCCTGGTCGTTGTTGCTGGGTTACGGCGTCCGACTGTAA